A region of Thermobifida halotolerans DNA encodes the following proteins:
- a CDS encoding MerR family transcriptional regulator: MSHPEPDRALYTISVAAQLAGVSPRTLRHYESHGLLAPARTRGGTRLYSDNDIARLRRVTELAEQGVNLVGIRRILDLQDENTRLREDGRGDRPDGAVR, from the coding sequence ATGTCCCACCCCGAACCCGACCGCGCGCTCTACACCATCTCCGTGGCCGCGCAGTTGGCCGGAGTCTCCCCCCGGACCCTCCGGCACTACGAGAGCCACGGCCTGCTCGCGCCCGCCCGCACCCGGGGCGGGACCCGTCTCTACAGCGACAACGACATCGCCCGGCTGCGCCGCGTCACCGAACTCGCCGAGCAGGGCGTCAACCTCGTCGGCATCCGGCGCATCCTCGACCTCCAGGACGAGAACACCCGGCTGCGCGAGGACGGGCGGGGCGATCGGCCGGACGGCGCGGTCCGTTGA
- a CDS encoding EamA family transporter, translating to MILSFRLSLRRARDRVPAPLLLVASMLLLHTGSAVAVHLFDTAGPAGVTWLRLSWAALLLLAVGGRSLGRAVRTAAWRDIAATAVLGTVSAGMMVLFALATDRVPLGTAAAVEFLGPLTVAVLALRRRREALWILLAAGGVLLLTRPWRGDADLTGVAFGLAGAACVALYIVLSQRVGSRLGVLPGLTLAMTVSALVTAPLGLPDVIAAADPRVVAVTLGTALIHPLLPLLLEMAALQRMSRGAFSVLGSVDPAIGLLVGVLLIGQVPVPVQVAGMALVVVAGLGATRADTAPRRSGPGAAESGAAGSRGGEPGGAARRRTPTPV from the coding sequence GTGATCCTCTCTTTCCGTCTGTCGCTTCGGCGTGCCCGCGACCGGGTGCCCGCCCCGCTGCTCCTGGTGGCCAGCATGCTCCTGCTGCACACGGGCAGCGCGGTCGCGGTCCACCTGTTCGACACCGCGGGCCCCGCGGGCGTCACCTGGCTGCGTCTGAGCTGGGCCGCGCTGCTCCTCCTCGCCGTGGGCGGACGCTCGCTGGGCCGTGCCGTGCGCACCGCGGCCTGGCGCGACATCGCCGCCACGGCCGTCCTGGGCACGGTCAGCGCCGGAATGATGGTCCTGTTCGCGCTGGCCACCGACCGCGTTCCGCTGGGGACGGCCGCCGCGGTGGAGTTCCTCGGCCCCCTCACCGTGGCCGTGCTGGCCCTGCGCCGCCGCCGGGAGGCGCTCTGGATCCTCCTCGCCGCCGGCGGGGTGCTGCTGCTGACCCGGCCCTGGAGAGGTGACGCCGACCTGACCGGCGTGGCCTTCGGCCTGGCCGGGGCAGCGTGCGTGGCGCTGTACATCGTCCTGTCCCAAAGGGTCGGCTCCCGCCTGGGCGTGCTCCCCGGACTGACCCTCGCCATGACCGTGTCCGCCCTGGTCACCGCACCCCTGGGGCTTCCGGACGTCATCGCCGCCGCCGACCCGCGGGTCGTGGCGGTCACCCTCGGAACCGCGCTGATCCACCCGCTGCTGCCGCTGCTGCTGGAGATGGCGGCCCTGCAGCGGATGAGCCGCGGCGCCTTCAGCGTCCTCGGCTCCGTCGATCCGGCGATCGGCCTGCTCGTGGGGGTGCTCCTCATCGGTCAGGTCCCCGTGCCGGTGCAGGTGGCGGGCATGGCGCTGGTGGTGGTCGCGGGCCTGGGCGCGACCCGTGCGGACACCGCGCCGCGGCGGAGCGGTCCGGGCGCCGCCGAGTCGGGCGCCGCCGGGTCGCGCGGCGGCGAACCGGGAGGCGCCGCGCGGCGGCGCACGCCCACCCCGGTGTGA
- a CDS encoding alpha-ketoglutarate-dependent dioxygenase AlkB family protein, producing MDDALFPLSPVEVAPGAVHVPGWLGPRAQRALVSRCREWARRSGGMRRHRMPRGGTMSVAMLSLGWYWRPYSYSATLPDGRPAAPFPPLLKRLALRALAAAYGEVPDPAPDYDVALVNFYDTDATMGMHQDRDERDDAPVVSLSLGDACVFRFGGTATRSGPRTDVELRGGDLFVFGGPSRLAYHGVPRTLRGTADPAAGLRSGRLNITIRASGLRRG from the coding sequence ATGGACGACGCGCTCTTTCCCCTCTCCCCCGTCGAGGTCGCTCCCGGCGCGGTGCACGTGCCCGGCTGGTTGGGGCCGCGGGCCCAACGCGCCCTGGTGTCGCGGTGCCGGGAGTGGGCGCGCCGCTCCGGGGGGATGCGGCGGCACCGGATGCCGCGCGGCGGGACGATGAGCGTGGCCATGCTCTCCCTGGGCTGGTACTGGCGTCCGTACTCCTACTCCGCGACGCTGCCCGACGGGCGGCCCGCCGCCCCCTTCCCGCCGCTGCTGAAACGCCTGGCCCTGCGGGCCCTGGCCGCCGCCTACGGCGAGGTCCCCGATCCCGCCCCCGACTACGACGTGGCGCTGGTCAACTTCTACGACACCGACGCGACCATGGGCATGCACCAGGACCGCGACGAACGCGACGACGCGCCGGTGGTGTCGCTGAGTCTGGGCGACGCCTGCGTGTTCCGGTTCGGCGGCACCGCCACGCGCTCCGGGCCCCGCACCGACGTGGAGCTGCGCGGCGGCGACCTGTTCGTGTTCGGCGGCCCGTCCCGGCTGGCCTACCACGGCGTGCCGCGTACCCTGCGGGGCACGGCCGACCCGGCCGCGGGGCTGCGGTCGGGACGGCTCAACATCACCATCCGCGCCTCGGGCCTGCGGCGGGGCTGA
- a CDS encoding DUF6458 family protein has translation MGIAGSLLFIAVGAVLAFAVQIDSVGVLNINMIGWILLVIGLVALGLQFVSWRPRRPTLSPRVPPEEEEERGPRFRDAGPPP, from the coding sequence ATGGGCATAGCCGGAAGTCTGCTGTTCATCGCCGTGGGAGCGGTGTTGGCGTTCGCAGTCCAGATCGACAGCGTCGGGGTGCTCAACATCAACATGATCGGTTGGATCCTGCTGGTCATCGGACTGGTCGCGTTGGGACTGCAGTTCGTCTCCTGGCGCCCGCGCCGCCCCACCCTCTCCCCGCGGGTGCCGCCGGAAGAGGAGGAGGAACGCGGTCCGCGCTTCCGCGACGCCGGTCCCCCGCCGTGA
- a CDS encoding magnesium and cobalt transport protein CorA produces MSQRRMRSWLPSLRPVVPVGRRHTDAPEYSMDPRAEEENAQSVEESVIDAAVYVDGRRQSGPVDLSRLRDMVPERPGAMAWIGLHQPSDAQLLAAADQFGLHELAVEDAIVAHQRPKLERYGDTLFVVLRAARYLDDVEEVRFGEIHLFAGTDFVLTVRHGQAPDLSAARRRLEGDPDLLRLGPEAVLYAVMDAVVDGYAPVVAGLQNDIDEIETQVFNRDPRVSRRIYELSREVIEFQRAASPLLGILGDLEAGYGKYGTSEEVQRHLRDVADHATTVAERVDGFRQLLNSILAVNATLVSQAQNEEMKHLTEASYAQSEEVKKISSWAAILFAPTVVGGIYGMNFDFMPELHWRYGYPMAVGLMIGVSVVLYTLFKRRGWL; encoded by the coding sequence ATGTCGCAACGTCGCATGCGTTCGTGGCTGCCCAGCCTGCGTCCCGTCGTCCCGGTCGGCAGGAGACACACCGACGCGCCCGAGTATTCCATGGACCCCCGCGCGGAGGAGGAGAACGCGCAGTCCGTGGAGGAGAGTGTCATCGACGCCGCCGTCTACGTCGACGGCCGCCGCCAGTCCGGTCCCGTCGACCTGTCCCGGCTGCGCGACATGGTCCCCGAGCGGCCCGGGGCGATGGCCTGGATCGGGCTGCACCAGCCCTCCGACGCCCAGCTACTGGCCGCCGCCGACCAGTTCGGCCTGCACGAGCTGGCCGTGGAGGACGCCATCGTCGCCCACCAGCGACCCAAGCTGGAACGCTACGGCGACACCCTGTTCGTGGTGCTGCGCGCCGCCCGCTACCTCGACGACGTCGAGGAGGTGCGCTTCGGCGAGATCCACCTGTTCGCCGGCACCGACTTCGTGCTGACCGTGCGGCACGGCCAGGCCCCGGACCTGTCGGCGGCGCGCCGCCGCCTGGAGGGCGACCCCGACCTGCTGCGGCTGGGCCCCGAGGCGGTGCTGTACGCGGTGATGGACGCGGTGGTGGACGGCTACGCCCCGGTCGTCGCGGGCCTGCAGAACGACATCGACGAGATCGAGACGCAGGTGTTCAACCGCGACCCGCGGGTGTCGCGGCGCATCTACGAGCTGTCCCGGGAGGTCATCGAGTTCCAGCGGGCGGCCAGCCCGCTGCTGGGCATCCTCGGCGACCTGGAGGCCGGGTACGGCAAGTACGGCACCAGCGAGGAGGTGCAGCGCCACCTGCGCGACGTCGCCGACCACGCCACCACCGTCGCCGAACGGGTCGACGGCTTCCGCCAGTTGCTCAACTCCATCCTCGCGGTCAACGCCACCCTGGTCAGCCAGGCGCAGAACGAGGAGATGAAGCACCTCACCGAGGCCAGCTACGCCCAGAGCGAGGAGGTCAAGAAGATCTCCTCGTGGGCGGCGATCCTGTTCGCCCCCACCGTGGTCGGCGGCATCTACGGGATGAACTTCGACTTCATGCCGGAGCTGCACTGGAGGTACGGCTACCCGATGGCGGTCGGCCTGATGATCGGGGTGAGCGTGGTGCTGTACACCCTCTTCAAACGCCGCGGCTGGCTGTGA
- a CDS encoding 3-oxoacyl-ACP synthase III family protein, with product MPIPRFESLGAYLPENEVSTRDLVSRMDHQPVFDLGAITGIHHRRFAGADEDSFTMALRAARDCLSRSSHPAGELDVVISTSITRFKDRDRFYFEPSFAHMVAREIGATSAVCFDVSNACAGMITGVAVLERMVRAGTARSGMVVSGERISVIAETAVREIDHPHDPQFASLTVGDSAAAVVVDGRGTAEERIDYVELTTSAAHADLCIGMPSDRSQGVALYTDNQSMHATERVALWPTFQRDFLAKRGTSFAEEGYDFVIHHQIGTRLTDKAQRMAARLFNTPMPPSPMVVDRYGNTSSTSHFVVLYEHLRDGSIPPGSKLLLVPAASGIVTGCLAATVSSIGI from the coding sequence ATGCCCATCCCACGTTTCGAGTCCCTCGGCGCCTACCTGCCCGAGAACGAGGTCTCCACCCGGGACCTGGTGTCCCGCATGGACCACCAGCCGGTGTTCGACCTCGGCGCGATCACCGGGATCCACCACCGGCGCTTCGCCGGAGCCGACGAGGACTCCTTCACCATGGCGCTGCGGGCGGCGCGCGACTGCCTGTCCCGGTCGAGTCACCCGGCCGGGGAACTGGACGTGGTCATCTCCACGTCCATCACCCGGTTCAAGGACCGCGACCGGTTCTACTTCGAGCCCTCGTTCGCGCACATGGTGGCGCGGGAGATCGGTGCGACGTCGGCCGTCTGCTTCGACGTGTCCAACGCCTGCGCGGGGATGATCACCGGGGTCGCCGTCCTGGAGCGCATGGTCCGGGCCGGGACGGCGCGCAGCGGAATGGTGGTCAGCGGAGAGCGGATCTCGGTGATCGCCGAGACCGCCGTCCGGGAGATCGACCACCCCCACGATCCGCAGTTCGCTTCCCTGACCGTCGGCGACTCGGCCGCCGCCGTCGTCGTGGACGGGAGGGGAACGGCCGAGGAGCGCATCGACTACGTCGAGCTGACGACCAGCGCGGCCCACGCCGACCTGTGCATCGGCATGCCCAGCGACCGCAGCCAGGGAGTCGCGCTCTACACCGACAACCAGAGCATGCACGCCACGGAACGGGTGGCCCTGTGGCCCACGTTCCAGCGCGACTTCCTGGCCAAACGCGGCACCTCCTTCGCCGAGGAGGGCTACGACTTCGTCATCCACCACCAGATCGGCACCCGCCTCACCGACAAGGCGCAGCGGATGGCCGCACGCCTCTTCAACACCCCCATGCCGCCCTCGCCCATGGTCGTCGACCGCTACGGCAACACCTCCTCCACCTCGCACTTCGTGGTGCTCTACGAGCACCTGCGCGACGGGAGCATCCCGCCCGGCTCCAAACTCCTCCTCGTCCCCGCGGCGTCCGGAATCGTCACCGGCTGCCTGGCCGCCACCGTCTCCTCGATCGGGATCTGA
- a CDS encoding fatty acid CoA ligase family protein, which produces MSGRTAEGVSDRLRAGAHAFPDRKAVVYPVGRDSSGRAVYRHVTYREMDEAADIRAGELRAAGIGAGTTTALMVRPGPELFAVAFGLIRIGAVPVIADPGLGLRRMLRCHRDAGAEAFVGVPAAHLVRLLLGRRAFAALRTRVTVGRRWLWGGPRLRDLAWGTGAATAGIPAEPVREPPLADGDLLAISFTTGSTGPAKGVRHPRGMVEGVTRQLEHVLGQRADDTSLVTVPLWGVLGLLVGSTCVLPPGDPSRVAAIRPEDVVDAIDRFGVTTMFASPALLDRLGAHAARTGRTLEGLRRVNVGGAPVREDIAASMCAALGPEGERRLTVVYGATEALPISAVDAAEARAGAAATRTGGGTCVGRPVPGVRVRVVRITDEPMPRWSADLAAPPHEVGEIVVGGPTVSDRYHAAPEADRAAKIADGPHVWHRTGDLGRLDSRGRIWFYGRKSQRVRTADGTLYTVQCEGVLNAHPDVRRTALVGVGPPGTARPVVCVEPRRGLPVREHARLERELRELAARHAPTRTVRDFLCHRGFPVDVRHNAKIDREALAGWAAVRLAEAERPLRRAAARAARAVPLAGWAFLLHGTVWPPTHPVVQALFWTVAVLNVGVHALQLPAALPRARRAGYGRAAALVRTLLFGATWWRRL; this is translated from the coding sequence GTGAGCGGGCGGACGGCCGAGGGGGTCTCCGACCGGCTGCGCGCGGGCGCGCACGCCTTCCCCGACCGGAAGGCGGTCGTCTACCCGGTGGGCCGGGACTCCTCGGGACGGGCGGTGTACCGGCACGTGACCTACCGGGAGATGGACGAGGCCGCCGACATCCGCGCAGGGGAACTGCGGGCGGCCGGAATCGGCGCGGGAACCACGACCGCGCTGATGGTGCGGCCGGGACCGGAACTGTTCGCGGTGGCGTTCGGACTGATCCGGATCGGCGCGGTCCCGGTCATCGCCGACCCCGGACTGGGCCTGCGGCGGATGCTGCGCTGCCACCGCGACGCGGGCGCCGAGGCGTTCGTCGGAGTCCCCGCCGCCCACCTGGTGCGGCTGCTGCTGGGACGGCGGGCCTTCGCCGCCCTGCGCACCCGGGTGACGGTGGGCAGGCGCTGGCTGTGGGGCGGTCCGCGGCTGCGCGACCTCGCCTGGGGGACGGGAGCGGCGACGGCGGGCATCCCCGCCGAACCGGTGCGGGAACCGCCCCTGGCCGACGGGGACCTGCTGGCGATCAGCTTCACCACCGGCAGCACCGGACCCGCCAAGGGCGTGCGGCACCCGCGCGGCATGGTCGAGGGCGTCACGCGGCAACTGGAGCACGTGCTGGGACAGCGCGCCGACGACACCTCCCTGGTCACCGTGCCGCTGTGGGGAGTGCTCGGCCTGCTCGTCGGATCGACGTGTGTGCTGCCGCCCGGCGACCCGTCGCGGGTCGCCGCGATCCGCCCCGAGGACGTGGTCGACGCGATCGACCGGTTCGGGGTGACCACGATGTTCGCCTCCCCCGCCCTGCTCGACCGGTTGGGCGCCCACGCCGCGCGCACGGGCCGGACCCTGGAGGGGCTGCGCCGGGTGAACGTCGGCGGGGCGCCGGTGCGCGAGGACATCGCCGCGTCGATGTGCGCGGCGCTCGGCCCGGAGGGGGAGCGGCGGCTCACGGTCGTCTACGGGGCGACGGAGGCACTGCCGATCTCGGCGGTCGACGCGGCCGAGGCCCGCGCGGGAGCCGCCGCCACCCGCACCGGCGGCGGCACCTGCGTGGGCCGCCCGGTGCCGGGCGTTCGGGTGCGCGTCGTCAGGATCACCGACGAGCCGATGCCGCGGTGGTCCGCCGACCTGGCCGCCCCGCCGCACGAGGTCGGCGAGATCGTGGTGGGCGGACCGACCGTCAGCGACCGCTACCACGCCGCCCCCGAGGCGGACCGCGCCGCCAAGATCGCCGACGGCCCGCACGTGTGGCACCGCACCGGGGACCTGGGGCGCCTCGACTCCCGGGGCCGGATCTGGTTCTACGGGCGCAAGAGCCAGCGGGTGCGCACCGCCGACGGCACGCTCTACACCGTCCAGTGCGAGGGCGTCCTCAACGCCCACCCCGACGTGCGCCGCACCGCGCTGGTCGGGGTGGGCCCGCCGGGGACGGCGCGGCCCGTGGTCTGCGTCGAACCGCGCCGGGGGCTGCCCGTCCGCGAACACGCCCGCCTGGAACGGGAGCTGCGGGAGCTGGCCGCGCGGCACGCACCGACCCGGACGGTGCGGGACTTCCTCTGCCACCGCGGCTTCCCCGTGGACGTCCGGCACAACGCCAAGATCGACCGCGAGGCGCTGGCAGGGTGGGCCGCCGTCCGGCTCGCCGAGGCCGAACGGCCGCTGCGGCGCGCGGCCGCGCGGGCGGCGCGGGCGGTCCCGCTCGCCGGATGGGCGTTCCTGCTCCACGGAACCGTCTGGCCCCCGACCCACCCGGTGGTGCAGGCTCTGTTCTGGACCGTCGCGGTCCTCAACGTGGGCGTGCACGCCCTGCAACTGCCCGCGGCCCTGCCCCGCGCCCGCCGCGCCGGGTACGGCCGCGCGGCGGCGCTCGTCCGCACCCTCCTGTTCGGCGCGACCTGGTGGAGGCGGCTGTGA
- a CDS encoding NAD-dependent epimerase/dehydratase family protein — MRVLVTGASGFLGSHVAEACLRAGDEVRALVRPTSDPGHLRTLPGVEIVHGDLGDTASLRAAAEGVDVVHHSAARVLDHGSRAQFWDTNVEGTRRLLEAARDGGARRFVFVSSPSAVMDGRDQVDVDESIPYPRRYLNLYSQTKAAAERLVLAADAPGFTTCALRPRAVWGPRDRHGFMPKLLGRLLAGRLPDLSGGRRVTAALCHCANAAHACVLAARADGVGGRAYFVTDAEPVDVWAFMAEVAEMFGAPPPRRRVPPVLRDALVEAVELAWRMPFLAHHHDPPLSRYSVALLTRSSTYDTAAARRDLGYRPLVDRSTGLEGLRSWVEEIGGPGVWTEGAR; from the coding sequence GTGAGAGTGCTCGTCACCGGGGCGTCCGGCTTCCTCGGCAGCCACGTCGCGGAGGCGTGCCTGCGCGCGGGCGACGAGGTGCGCGCGCTGGTCCGCCCCACCAGCGACCCGGGTCATCTGCGCACCCTGCCGGGCGTGGAGATCGTCCACGGCGACCTGGGCGACACCGCGTCGCTGCGCGCGGCGGCCGAGGGGGTGGACGTGGTCCACCACAGCGCGGCCCGGGTGCTCGACCACGGCAGCCGCGCCCAGTTCTGGGACACCAACGTCGAAGGCACCCGGCGCCTGCTGGAGGCGGCCCGGGACGGCGGGGCGCGCCGGTTCGTGTTCGTCAGCAGCCCGAGCGCGGTGATGGACGGCCGCGACCAGGTCGACGTCGACGAGAGCATCCCCTACCCGCGCCGGTACCTGAACCTGTACTCGCAGACGAAGGCCGCCGCCGAACGCCTCGTCCTGGCGGCCGACGCCCCCGGCTTCACCACCTGCGCCCTCCGGCCGCGGGCGGTGTGGGGACCGCGCGACCGGCACGGCTTCATGCCGAAGCTGCTGGGCCGACTGCTGGCCGGGCGCCTGCCCGACCTGTCCGGAGGCCGACGGGTCACGGCCGCGCTGTGCCACTGCGCGAACGCGGCGCACGCCTGCGTGCTGGCCGCGCGCGCCGACGGGGTGGGCGGGCGCGCCTACTTCGTCACCGACGCCGAGCCGGTCGACGTGTGGGCGTTCATGGCGGAGGTGGCCGAGATGTTCGGCGCGCCGCCGCCGAGGCGGCGGGTGCCGCCGGTGCTGCGCGACGCGCTGGTGGAGGCGGTGGAGCTGGCCTGGCGCATGCCCTTCCTGGCACACCACCACGATCCGCCGCTGTCGCGCTACTCGGTGGCGCTGCTGACGCGGTCGAGCACCTACGACACCGCCGCCGCCCGGCGGGACCTCGGCTACCGGCCCCTGGTCGACCGGAGCACCGGCCTGGAGGGGCTGCGCTCCTGGGTCGAGGAGATCGGCGGTCCCGGGGTCTGGACGGAGGGCGCACGGTGA
- a CDS encoding non-ribosomal peptide synthetase: MSTADPREPRYRRRVSPAERLYLAGARPDRPLVIQLVVEGRGGLDPRTLERAVARACAALPGTRLVRRGQWVDSGRTPPVRRVAASATGAVDPNGPDLRRELPPDTGPTCEVLLATDGAGTARAVVFRAFHGVMDGRGVLLWAAGVFRALRGEPVPPAKDTLTDDALAARLGAVGRRPLLGPRWRSPLGGGPRAAGPGVVLRRPVDGRHPGLVARVAAAVAAGHGPSRFMVPVDLRRHAPEAASTGNLALPVFLDGRDGEPWQAWHGRLLRALAERREAVVGRAERALAALPVVGAAALLGLADSAMTRTGRYLSTAIISHLGAVDPADYSGGGFTASAVFSLPVHSPLVPFSVVAVESPGRTELTLACAATAAGPAQALLERIADTLAPDPLRAWAGNRTDRPRRGDATLVGLFAEQVAAAPDAVALTGPDGPTGYAELDSRADAVAAELAARGVGRGDVVGLLADRSVEAVAGLWGILKAGAAYLPLDPRHPDARIGWSLADARAALCLVRRGHAARVPAHTALVLDDLPRAGARPAPADAAGPDDLAYVIYTSGSTGRPKGVQVEHRSVVSYVTWARDRYRVDADTRFALFTSLAFDLTGTALLLPLVCGGSVALVPGEVGPATLRATVEEAGVNALKLTPAHLDLICRLGVRPAGFRVLVVGGEQLRGPVAAGAAEVFGPDCRIVNEYGPTEATIGCVAHDFDPAREGDAPAVPIGAPVGTTRVFLLDAERRPVPAGAEGELYLSGAQLARGYLRRPEEDRERFVRLADGTRAYRTGDLARLRPEGVLEFLGRADEQVKIRGHRVEPGEVAAVLEEHPGIARAHVAARGGPGGRRVLCAYAVPRPGGAAPREEELRAHLAARLPAAMVPAALVCVPDLPRTGNGKIDTAALPDPFTGGRAETAAPSAPPVDGLEAEVAAVWARVLGTGAHGIASEDDFHRLGGDSLSLLEMVAAVAAEVPGAGRAEDVLSGLGETAANPTLADVCRAVRRLGGGSGSGGRES; encoded by the coding sequence GTGAGCACGGCGGACCCGCGCGAGCCCCGGTACCGGCGGCGGGTCTCGCCCGCCGAACGGCTCTACCTGGCCGGTGCGCGACCGGACCGGCCCCTGGTGATCCAGCTCGTGGTCGAGGGCCGCGGCGGACTCGACCCGCGGACACTGGAGCGGGCGGTGGCCCGGGCCTGCGCGGCCCTCCCCGGGACGCGGCTGGTCCGCCGCGGGCAGTGGGTGGACTCGGGACGGACCCCGCCGGTGCGCCGGGTGGCCGCGTCCGCGACCGGGGCGGTCGACCCGAACGGTCCCGACCTGCGCCGGGAGCTGCCCCCCGACACCGGTCCGACCTGCGAGGTGCTGCTGGCGACCGACGGCGCCGGGACCGCGCGGGCGGTGGTGTTCCGCGCCTTCCACGGAGTCATGGACGGCAGGGGAGTGCTGCTGTGGGCCGCGGGCGTCTTCCGCGCGCTGCGCGGCGAGCCGGTCCCACCGGCGAAGGACACGCTGACCGACGACGCCCTCGCCGCGCGGTTGGGCGCGGTGGGCAGGCGCCCCCTCCTGGGACCGCGCTGGCGCTCGCCCCTGGGCGGCGGCCCCCGAGCGGCCGGACCGGGAGTGGTGCTGCGCCGCCCGGTCGACGGCCGCCATCCGGGACTGGTGGCCCGCGTCGCCGCGGCGGTCGCCGCCGGACACGGTCCGTCGCGCTTCATGGTCCCCGTCGACCTGCGCAGGCACGCCCCCGAGGCCGCCTCCACCGGCAACCTGGCCCTGCCGGTGTTCCTGGACGGTCGCGACGGCGAACCCTGGCAGGCCTGGCACGGACGGCTGCTGCGGGCCCTCGCCGAACGGCGCGAGGCCGTGGTGGGGCGGGCCGAGCGGGCGCTGGCGGCCCTGCCCGTGGTGGGGGCCGCCGCGCTGCTGGGACTGGCCGACTCCGCCATGACCCGGACCGGCCGCTACCTGAGCACGGCCATCATCTCCCACCTGGGCGCGGTCGACCCGGCCGACTACTCCGGTGGCGGTTTCACCGCCTCCGCGGTGTTCTCCCTGCCGGTGCACTCGCCCCTGGTGCCGTTCTCGGTCGTGGCGGTGGAGTCGCCGGGCCGCACCGAACTCACCCTCGCGTGCGCCGCGACCGCGGCCGGGCCCGCGCAGGCCCTGCTGGAGCGCATCGCGGACACGCTGGCCCCCGACCCGCTGCGCGCCTGGGCGGGCAACCGCACCGACCGTCCGCGCCGCGGCGACGCCACCCTGGTCGGCCTGTTCGCCGAGCAGGTCGCGGCCGCGCCCGACGCGGTCGCGCTCACCGGACCCGACGGACCGACCGGCTACGCCGAGTTGGACTCCCGCGCCGACGCGGTCGCCGCGGAACTGGCCGCGCGCGGTGTGGGGCGGGGTGACGTGGTGGGACTGCTCGCCGACCGGTCGGTGGAGGCGGTGGCCGGACTGTGGGGAATCCTCAAGGCGGGAGCCGCCTACCTGCCGCTCGACCCGCGGCATCCCGACGCCCGGATCGGCTGGTCGCTGGCCGACGCGCGTGCCGCGCTGTGCCTGGTGCGGCGCGGCCACGCCGCCCGAGTCCCCGCGCACACCGCGCTCGTCCTGGACGACCTGCCCCGCGCGGGCGCCCGCCCCGCCCCGGCGGACGCGGCGGGACCGGACGACCTGGCCTACGTCATCTACACCTCGGGCTCCACCGGCCGCCCCAAGGGGGTGCAGGTGGAGCACCGCAGTGTGGTCAGCTACGTGACGTGGGCCCGGGACCGCTACCGGGTCGACGCGGACACCCGCTTCGCGCTGTTCACCTCGCTGGCCTTCGACCTGACCGGCACGGCCCTGCTGCTGCCGCTGGTGTGCGGCGGCAGTGTGGCGCTGGTCCCCGGGGAGGTCGGTCCCGCGACACTGCGCGCCACGGTCGAGGAGGCGGGCGTCAACGCGCTCAAGCTCACCCCGGCCCACCTGGACCTGATCTGCCGCCTGGGGGTGCGCCCCGCGGGCTTCCGGGTGCTGGTGGTGGGCGGCGAGCAACTGCGGGGCCCGGTGGCGGCCGGGGCGGCCGAGGTGTTCGGCCCCGACTGCCGCATCGTCAACGAGTACGGTCCGACGGAGGCCACGATCGGCTGTGTGGCGCACGACTTCGACCCCGCGCGGGAGGGCGACGCCCCGGCGGTGCCGATCGGCGCGCCGGTCGGCACCACCCGGGTGTTCCTCCTCGACGCCGAACGGCGGCCGGTGCCCGCCGGGGCCGAGGGCGAGCTGTACCTGTCGGGCGCCCAGTTGGCCCGCGGTTACCTGCGGCGGCCCGAGGAGGACCGGGAACGGTTCGTCCGCCTGGCCGACGGGACGCGCGCCTACCGCACGGGGGACCTCGCCCGCCTGCGCCCCGAGGGCGTGCTGGAGTTCCTCGGGCGCGCCGACGAGCAGGTGAAGATCCGCGGCCACCGGGTGGAGCCGGGCGAGGTCGCCGCGGTGCTGGAGGAGCATCCGGGCATCGCCCGCGCCCACGTCGCGGCGCGTGGGGGGCCGGGCGGCCGCCGGGTGCTGTGCGCCTACGCCGTGCCCCGCCCGGGCGGGGCGGCCCCGCGCGAGGAGGAGCTGCGCGCCCATCTGGCCGCGCGCCTGCCCGCGGCCATGGTGCCCGCGGCGCTGGTGTGCGTCCCCGACCTTCCGCGTACCGGCAACGGCAAGATCGACACGGCCGCGCTGCCCGACCCGTTCACCGGAGGCCGTGCCGAAACCGCCGCGCCGTCGGCGCCTCCGGTCGACGGCCTGGAGGCCGAGGTGGCGGCGGTGTGGGCGCGGGTGCTGGGAACCGGGGCGCACGGGATCGCCTCCGAGGACGACTTCCACCGGCTGGGCGGCGACTCGCTGAGTCTGCTGGAGATGGTCGCCGCGGTCGCCGCCGAGGTGCCGGGAGCGGGCCGGGCCGAGGACGTCCTGTCCGGACTGGGGGAGACCGCCGCCAACCCCACCCTCGCCGACGTGTGCCGGGCGGTGCGGCGGCTGGGAGGCGGGAGCGGATCCGGGGGCCGTGAATCCTGA
- a CDS encoding STAS domain-containing protein — translation MSGQSQESFPCGEAVVFAVRGEIDIANATQLCAALLHATDRPECHCLVVDLSRVEFMDVSGVRALIECCRVMTWEGRHMVLAEPSAAVERILSAPLGLDRVFEVYPIVEAALVHTAHQRYEEGPFTGVRGYE, via the coding sequence GTGTCCGGACAGAGTCAGGAGTCTTTTCCGTGTGGTGAGGCGGTCGTTTTCGCCGTGCGCGGCGAGATCGACATCGCCAACGCCACCCAGTTGTGCGCTGCGCTGCTGCACGCCACCGACCGCCCCGAATGCCACTGTCTGGTCGTCGACCTGTCCAGGGTGGAGTTCATGGACGTCAGCGGCGTGCGCGCGCTGATCGAGTGCTGCCGCGTCATGACCTGGGAGGGGCGGCACATGGTGCTGGCCGAGCCGTCGGCCGCGGTCGAGCGCATCCTGAGCGCGCCGCTGGGCCTGGACCGCGTCTTCGAGGTCTACCCGATCGTCGAGGCGGCCCTGGTCCACACCGCCCACCAGCGCTACGAGGAGGGGCCCTTCACGGGCGTCCGCGGCTACGAGTGA